One Rosa chinensis cultivar Old Blush chromosome 5, RchiOBHm-V2, whole genome shotgun sequence genomic region harbors:
- the LOC112163743 gene encoding GABA transporter 1 isoform X1: protein MVTTSSVAAHVQDQVVEDHAKVGQEAHDDDQQKQLNAGALFVLKSKGSWVHCAYHLTTSIVGPDLLSLPYAFAFLGWTTGIFCLVIGASVTFYSYNLISLVLEHYAQLGHRHFRFRDLAHDILGPKWCWYFVGPIQFLVCYGAVVASILLGGQCMKSIYLLSSPNGSMKLYEFVIIFGCLMLVLAQIPSFHSLRHINLVSMLLGLAYSVCATAACVYIGNSSKGSQKDYSLKSSTVSRVFGIFNANAIIATIYGNGIIPEIQATVAAPVKGKMFKGLSVCYAVVTTTSFSVAISGYWAFGNKAEGLILSNFLDDGKPLIPKWLIFMTNVFTMFQLSAVGVVYLQPTNEVLETTFADPTRNELSARNLIPRLISRSLSVMLATAIAAMLPFFGDINSVIGAFGFIPLDFVLPAVLFNLTFKPSKRSPIYWLNITIAVVFSVLGIIGAVAAIRQISLDAKTYKLFANV, encoded by the exons atggtGACAACAAGCTCGGTAGCTGCACATGTTCAAGATCAAGTAGTAGAGGACCATGCAAAGGTTGGCCAAGAAGCTCATGATGATGACCAACAGAAGCAACTTAATGCCGGGGCTCTTTTTGTTCTTAAATCCAAGG GATCATGGGTACACTGTGCTTATCACTTGACAACTTCAATCGTTGGTCCAGATCTTCTAAGTCTGCCATATGCTTTTGCCTTCCTCGGATGGACGACTGGGATTTTCTGTTTGGTTATTGGAGCATCAGTAACTTTCTATTCCTACAATTTAATCTCTCTAGTTCTTGAACACTATGCTCAATTGGGTCATCGCCATTTCCGATTCAGAGACCTCGCTCACGACATTCTAG GGCCGAAATGGTGTTGGTATTTTGTTGGACCAATTCAGTTTCTGGTATGCTATGGTGCTGTTGTTGCCTCTATTCTTTTgggaggacaatgcatgaag TCAATTTACTTGCTATCAAGTCCAAATGGGAGTATGAAGCTTTATGAGTTTGTAATCATATTTGGATGCTTGATGCTGGTTTTGGCCCAAATCCCATCTTTTCACTCACTCAGGCACATTAACCTTGTGTCCATGCTTCTTGGCCTAGCCTATAGCGTTTGTGCCACTGCTGCTTGCGTCTACATTG GAAATTCTTCCAAAGGGTCCCAAAAGGACTATTCCTTGAAGAGTAGCACTGTAAGTCGCGTTTTTGGGATCTTTAATGCTAATGCCAtcattgctacaatatatggcAATGGCATTATTCCAGAAATTCAG GCAACGGTAGCAGCACCAGTGAAGGGAAAGATGTTTAAGGGACTATCTGTTTGTTATGCTGTTGTGACGACGACTTCCTTCAGTGTTGCTATCTCTGGTTATTGGGCATTTGGAAACAAAGCTGAAGGCCTTATCCTTAGCAACTTCTTGGATGATGGCAAGCCTTTGATCCCGAAGTGGCTCATTTTCATGACCAACGTTTTCACCATGTTCCAACTTTCAGCTGTGGGTGTG GTATATCTGCAGCCCACAAATGAAGTGCTAGAGACAACATTTGCAGACCCAACAAGAAACGAGTTGTCTGCTCGCAATCTGATCCCGAGGTTAATCTCCCGTTCACTGTCTGTCATGTTAGCAACAGCCATAGCAGCAATGCTTCCATTTTTCGGGGATATCAATTCAGTGATTGGGGCATTTGGTTTTATCCCTCTTGACTTCGTTTTGCCTGCTGTTCTCTTCAACTTGACATTTAAGCCATCGAAACGAAGCCCCATTTACTGGTTGAACATCACTATTGCTGTGGTATTCTCAGTCTTGGGAATTATAGGTGCAGTTGCAGCTATAAGGCAAATAAGCCTCGATGCCAAAACTTATAAGTTATTTGCTAATGTATGA
- the LOC112163743 gene encoding GABA transporter 1 isoform X2, protein MVTTSSVAAHVQDQVVEDHAKVGQEAHDDDQQKQLNAGALFVLKSKGSWVHCAYHLTTSIVGPDLLSLPYAFAFLGWTTGIFCLVIGASVTFYSYNLISLVLEHYAQLGHRHFRFRDLAHDILGPKWCWYFVGPIQFLVCYGAVVASILLGGQCMKSIYLLSSPNGSMKLYEFVIIFGCLMLVLAQIPSFHSLRHINLVSMLLGLAYSVCATAACVYIGNSSKGSQKDYSLKSSTATVAAPVKGKMFKGLSVCYAVVTTTSFSVAISGYWAFGNKAEGLILSNFLDDGKPLIPKWLIFMTNVFTMFQLSAVGVVYLQPTNEVLETTFADPTRNELSARNLIPRLISRSLSVMLATAIAAMLPFFGDINSVIGAFGFIPLDFVLPAVLFNLTFKPSKRSPIYWLNITIAVVFSVLGIIGAVAAIRQISLDAKTYKLFANV, encoded by the exons atggtGACAACAAGCTCGGTAGCTGCACATGTTCAAGATCAAGTAGTAGAGGACCATGCAAAGGTTGGCCAAGAAGCTCATGATGATGACCAACAGAAGCAACTTAATGCCGGGGCTCTTTTTGTTCTTAAATCCAAGG GATCATGGGTACACTGTGCTTATCACTTGACAACTTCAATCGTTGGTCCAGATCTTCTAAGTCTGCCATATGCTTTTGCCTTCCTCGGATGGACGACTGGGATTTTCTGTTTGGTTATTGGAGCATCAGTAACTTTCTATTCCTACAATTTAATCTCTCTAGTTCTTGAACACTATGCTCAATTGGGTCATCGCCATTTCCGATTCAGAGACCTCGCTCACGACATTCTAG GGCCGAAATGGTGTTGGTATTTTGTTGGACCAATTCAGTTTCTGGTATGCTATGGTGCTGTTGTTGCCTCTATTCTTTTgggaggacaatgcatgaag TCAATTTACTTGCTATCAAGTCCAAATGGGAGTATGAAGCTTTATGAGTTTGTAATCATATTTGGATGCTTGATGCTGGTTTTGGCCCAAATCCCATCTTTTCACTCACTCAGGCACATTAACCTTGTGTCCATGCTTCTTGGCCTAGCCTATAGCGTTTGTGCCACTGCTGCTTGCGTCTACATTG GAAATTCTTCCAAAGGGTCCCAAAAGGACTATTCCTTGAAGAGTAGCACT GCAACGGTAGCAGCACCAGTGAAGGGAAAGATGTTTAAGGGACTATCTGTTTGTTATGCTGTTGTGACGACGACTTCCTTCAGTGTTGCTATCTCTGGTTATTGGGCATTTGGAAACAAAGCTGAAGGCCTTATCCTTAGCAACTTCTTGGATGATGGCAAGCCTTTGATCCCGAAGTGGCTCATTTTCATGACCAACGTTTTCACCATGTTCCAACTTTCAGCTGTGGGTGTG GTATATCTGCAGCCCACAAATGAAGTGCTAGAGACAACATTTGCAGACCCAACAAGAAACGAGTTGTCTGCTCGCAATCTGATCCCGAGGTTAATCTCCCGTTCACTGTCTGTCATGTTAGCAACAGCCATAGCAGCAATGCTTCCATTTTTCGGGGATATCAATTCAGTGATTGGGGCATTTGGTTTTATCCCTCTTGACTTCGTTTTGCCTGCTGTTCTCTTCAACTTGACATTTAAGCCATCGAAACGAAGCCCCATTTACTGGTTGAACATCACTATTGCTGTGGTATTCTCAGTCTTGGGAATTATAGGTGCAGTTGCAGCTATAAGGCAAATAAGCCTCGATGCCAAAACTTATAAGTTATTTGCTAATGTATGA